In one window of Thunnus thynnus chromosome 23, fThuThy2.1, whole genome shotgun sequence DNA:
- the golgb1 gene encoding golgin subfamily B member 1 isoform X3 yields MLSRLATVLQELSGEEGTDGDSQGVLVPQLPAGEDQAPVESEVPEEALERLAHLEQLVVQLKELIRDKDAQLVEKDTDLANKDAQLKNEKEAAEARFTKLKLQAKAKMASLSKQISELKGQEGATSPDSSFTGAGGDELHELHNKLSEEEANSRQLKDRLQVTEQLLQEKESAHAEQLRKLQAVICEKDVRFQEQIQKHEEELLRVTTQSQSDGELQQALQAAQRRCEELEEALNSRSQVLEMLQQEVSSADQQKQILTAQFRQMEQELSASVKLREEERQQWAEQSSRTDAEFAALRTSLEALERERTEVARQESELASLREAEHVSLEALEKEKMEVVRLERELALMKEAELAAVQANHDASERDRAEIARLERELASTREAECAASRDAVEREKSEVDKLERELDSLRQEHEDSQKKGEILAEIWRHLQSLGLEDVQPSEENPVPTDLSLFLDTMQSIETQLTRLKDERSESEERCAELTHTMEALQEQLDRRTSENEESITKIQQLEQQIETMSERDVTESSAQVSSETEKAHILALEQQLLEKDNELVALKESLQLAEERSSSKAALGENYDRTPDQCQDASTAPHDTSATHPVCLEDTQEEETTLVAEDTSVLSISADNESSPELIGHQSESPEESKGTSSDEMVASSDSEVAHSSWTLLEAVNQDGGQEWPSILQDFGQLQLQSWEATSMEQETSTVQVESSSVVIRETVQVQLTQSASTTDVPSGQVFAQVLAEELQKRYSELLAELQRLRELTAESQEKIKSLEEETQTLAAAKEEVESQASDFAEELKSAKEELDKLSQQSSSVVEKHGVEMQLLQEQLDILNSESEAKEQKIQALQTDLETAHQALSEQEGQARMLSAQLEDRELFSSELERKLQDMESSMLEYSRTSDLNNDSLSQKDSEICELQLRLGQKEQEMMELNNSMSAKLLQAEEDKFMVDSEVNKLKEQIVELEKVRDEKQKVSDEDSAAPAEDELTSLRKVKGQLETQLTNTKKKLQVALVQRKELLKKVADFEAEAKNRKEKDDAAKPELPANIPEVEKSRGQEIQEMEAKLVELEQALRSKDEAVETLEQKISQQDQVLAETLALNKKLNEEAENSRQADVSSETAALQSQVASLEAECESLQKKVLETQESRKETIHKAKEKDRHHREQLKQQKEEYSELMERFEVQSGEREVLLTKLRELEEKVSTEREDLPHHETKQVAENSEKPAGNDWVQEDWVDFATSETDSSQPQSSDQIQHPAEQSEVPGAQTEESLKALREEIQTVRMANTELEKQLQETQASLSLKETELVEFGKELQALREKERQIDALSEEINDLREKYRQAESHTETLKAEMEAAVKAAPADSETSIATLQAEVEDFKQFLDKKNSEIMELSQQLSEQNTLIHSMQDTVSEKDQLIASLQEELKAEQEKTQRLEVEVPQRQEEEKDSEAKIQQLQRKLQAALISRKEALKENKTQKEQLASNEKLLAELQQKIESTEDELEKLRAERVKLIDEVDRMLVENQSLGSSCESLKLAMEGILSEKDACTREVELAKEESARVCREWEEKVQGMKDEYETLLKSYENVSDEAERVRRVLEAARQERQELAAKVRTNEAARQEAERQTEEAQKEVDSVKDKMRKFAKTKQQKILELEEENERLREMQERPSIKREDKAHRVELDRLQEELGALRAELDATAAERDSLGQQIEQLREQLSKTGEKDNDEVQATTLSSAAVVEEVVTVQQSNITKTELVESQCDNKETPLIPEETPDEQISAVSAPETHSQPTVEENKVADVTESAQVLLDDRTREMEAAVNKEREQWQEREAELKAELSSLEQVLEESKEKVSLMASLEKCLQESKEREKCLIEEASKREAQFKELLRSLETEKDNLEERLMNQLAQLNGSIAGYQQEAADNREHLAELQREVEKLERERAELEAQAQSEGDRASRLEEDMRQAQRERAEAEAESGKQRELEQQLRSAQRVREGSQSRARQLEELLREKQLEVRQLQKDSIQYQERISELGREAKALQLSHDELHNKLEQSQLETSKTLEDLRRTEAELASSKSNLDEAQKQLSEVLVEKTTLEQNIQKKEAAMKAEAEQTLDSVRFRLGAELKEMELRLEAVDREREKEEEATLEAREIAEGAERRAQEMQARLDESLARLAAFSRCMSSLQDDRDRVLDETRQWETRFNDALQGKEAEVREAETRAKELAEQLQKESALKEELQLSVDRLEKADKDWQLRLAEEEKNVKESQAALEEEKGKLQQTTAELQSAQNEAHALKTELESLQQRTRALEEAVGRLQDEVDQARTELKEREAEERRLCLNVEQLETDLRSSKALTENLQTELNEKERREVELLGEKEQAVTQAAEEARKEADSRAQEAEEELEQRRGELRDLEEKLRKAEEDSNNSKARLDSFMKAMGSLQDDRDRVLNMYKQLEEKHLQVMMEKDGLIQEAAGENNSLKEELRSLLVQRDDLYAEKAKLSAQLHGYRDELNQVLSMKDSQHKQLLAAQRERIASLEKEREELESQLKSVSKARETEVEAGKVERETLNQAADSRTVSQVKDAPGAEVEKLREQLQAAREQVEALEERLLKERQDQDNKSKELAELRWEGGVMRTESESAQERVAELARDLLAVEQKLLEEKEVTTQLKAENQSFAKSMASLQDSRDQAENKARELSLRLEEMSKAGGHAAHSSPGGSTGEVWGLKNALQALQNDRERLLEQLQTQTSELKKQKSELARLGAGELIKVSQELFEEKNRNDEMLGVIAQLENVVEMGKQEIETLRLERIDWMAQAEQLKQQTLTTLSERDQQLRQLTAMLEEARSHKPKLQQEHYQREGTEEVHSAPGAPQERSSLLDSHAYIAEVKELQRRLDEETQQRIAAEEQLMATQDRLQRHSQSQESKWQSCLTLP; encoded by the exons AGCCCAGACAGTTCTTTTACAGGAGCTGGAGGCGACGAGCTCCATGAACTCCATAACAAGCTTAGTGAGGAAGAAGCAAACAGCAGGCAGCTTAAAGATCGACTCCAGGTCACCGAACAGCTCCTTCAAGAGAAGGAATCTGCTCACGCTGAACAG ctgcGGAAACTACAGGCTGTGATCTGTGAGAAGGACGTGCGTTTCCAGGAGCAGATACAGAAACATGAAGAAGAGCTGCTGAGGGTCACAACGCAGTCTCAGAGTGACGGCGAGCTTCAGCAG GCCCTGCAGGCAGCCCAGCGGCGGTGTGAAGAGCTTGAAGAGGCCTTGAACTCTCGGTCCCAAGTGCTGGAAATGCTGCAGCAGGAAGTCAGCAGTGCTGATCAGCAAAAACAG ATCTTGACTGCTCAGTTCCGGCAGATGGAGCAGGAGCTGTCTGCATCCGTCAagctgagggaggaggagaggcagcaGTGGGCCGAACAGTCCAGCAGAACCGATGCAGAATTCGCAGCCCTCCGAACCAGCCTGGAGGCcctggaaagagagagaacggAGGTTGCAAGGCAGGAGAGTGAGCTTGCCTCCCTCAGAGAGGCAGAGCATGTTAGTCTGGAGGCtctggagaaggagaagatggaaGTCGTCAGGTTGGAGAGAGAACTGGCTTTGATGAAAGAGGCTGAGCTTGCAGCCGTCCAAGCGAACCACGATGCTTCGGAGAGAGACAGGGCGGAAATTGCTCGCCTTGAAAGAGAACTTGCATCTACGAGAGAGGCAGAGTGTGCAGCCAGCCGGGACGCTGTGGAAAGGGAGAAGTCAGAAGTAGATAAACTAGAGAGAGAGCTGGATTCCCTTAGACAGGAGCATGAAGATTCCCAGAAAAAGGGTGAGATCTTGGCTGAGATTTGGAGACATCTACAATCTCTGGGTCTAGAAGACGTACAACCATCAGAGGAAAATCCAGTCCCGACagatctttctctcttcctggaCACTATGCAGTCCATTGAGACACAACTGACAAGGCTGAAAGACGAACGCAGCGAGAGTGAGGAACGTTGTGCCGAGCTCACCCACACCATGGAAGCTCTTCAGG AACAACTAGACAGAAGAACCAGTGAAAACGAGGAGTCCATCACCAAGATACAGCAGCTGGAGCAGCAAATTGAAACA ATGTCTGAAAGAGACGTGACTGAATCATCAGCACAGGTTTcatctgaaactgaaaaag CACACATATTGGCACTGGAGCAGCAACTATTGGAAAAAGACAATGAGCTGGTTGCCTTGAAAGAGTCTCTTCAACTTGCTGAAGAGCGCAGTTCCAGTAAGGCTGCGTTGGGTGAAAACTACGATCGGACTCCAGATCAGTGTCAGGATGCCAGTACGGCCCCCCATGACACTTCTGCAACCCATCCTGTCTGCTTGGAGGATACACAAGAAGAGGAGACCACCTTAGTTGCTGAGGACACCTCTGTCCTCTCCATTTCTGCTGATAATGAAAGTAGCCCAGAGCTCATTGGACACCAGTCTGAATCACCAGAAGAATCCAAAGGGACTTCCTCAGATGAGATGGTCGCCAGTAGTGATTCAGAGGTGGCTCACAGCAGCTGGACCCTCCTGGAAGCTGTGAATCAAGATGGAGGCCAGGAGTGGCCATCCATCCTGCAGGACTTTggccagctgcagctgcagtcaTGGGAGGCAACAAGCATGGAGCAGGAAACCTCCACAGTTCAAGTTGAGTCCTCTTCTGTCGTCATCCGAGAGACGGTCCAGGTTCAACTAACTCAGAGCGCTTCCACCACAGATGTGCCCTCTGGTCAGGTCTTTGCCCAAGTTCTCGCTGAGGAACTCCAGAAGAGGTATAGTGAACTTTTGGCTGAGCTGCAGAGGCTCAGAGAGCTAACTGCAGAGTCACAGGAGAAAATCAAGAGCCtggaagaagaaacacagacTCTTGCTGCTGCCAAGGAAGAGGTCGAGTCCCAAGCCAGTGATTTTGCAGAAGAGCTTAAGTCAGCCAAAGAAGAGTTGGACAAGCTTTCCCAGCAAAGTAGCTCTGTGGTGGAGAAGCACGGTGTTGAAATGCAGCTCCTACAAGAACAGTTAGACATTTTGAACAGTGAAAGTGAGGCCAAGGAGCAGAAGATCCAGGCTCTGCAGACAGATTTGGAAACAGCCCACCAAGCGCTCTCTGAACAGGAAGGTCAGGCCCGGATGCTGAGTGCTcagctggaggacagagagctCTTCTCCTCTGAGCTTGAAAGGAAGCTTCAAGACATGGAAAGCAGCATGTTAGAATACTCCCGGACATCAGATCTCAACAATGATTCTTTGTCACAGAAGGACTCTGAGATCTGTGAGCTGCAGCTTCGTCTCGGCCAGAAAGAGCAGGAGATGATGGAGCTTAATAACAGTATGTCTGCTAAACTCCTTCAAGCAGAGGAAGACAAGTTCATGGTAGACAGTGAAGTCAACAAACTAAAGGAGCAGATAGTAGAGCTGGAGAAAGTGAGAGACGAGAAACAGAAAGTAAGTGATGAAGACTCAGCCGCTCCTGCAGAGGATGAACTTACTAGTTTACGAAAGGTCAAAGGGCAGCTAGAAACTCAgctgacaaacacaaagaagaagtTGCAGGTGGCGCTTGTGCAACGGAAAGAGCTTTTGAAGAAGGTTGCCGATTTTGAGGCGGAAGCGAAGAATCGGAAAGAAAAAGATGACGCAGCGAAACCAGAACTTCCTGCAAATATTCCAGAAGTAGAAAAATCTAGAGGACAGGAGATTCAGGAAATGGAGGCTAAACTCGTGGAACTGGAACAAGCTTTAAGATCCAAAGATGAGGCAGTTGAGACTCTTGAGCAGAAAATTAGCCAACAGGATCAAGTTCTTGCTGAGACGCTTGCTCTGAATAAAAAGCTAAACGAAGAAGCTGAAAACTCTCGTCAGGCTGACGTTTCTTCTGAAACGGCTGCGTTGCAATCTCAAGTGGCGTCTCTCGAGGCAGAGTGTGAATCCCTTCAGAAGAAAGTCCTGGAGACTCAAGAATCTCGCAAAGAAACCATCCATAAAGCGAAAGAGAAAGATAGGCACCACCGTGAACAGCTGAAGCAGCAGAAAGAAGAATACAGTGAGCTTATGGAGCGTTTTGAGGTGCAGAGCGGCGAGCGAGAAGTTCTTCTTACTAAATTGAGGGAATTAGAGGAAAAAGTGAGCACTGAGAGAGAAGACCTGCCTCACCATGAGACCAAGCAAGTGGCTGAAAACTCGGAGAAGCCAGCAGGAAATGATTGGGTCCAGGAGGACTGGGTGGATTTTGCTACGTCTGAGACTGATTCATCACAACCGCAATCCAGTGATCAGATTCAGCATCCTGCAGAGCAGTCTGAGGTTCCTGGCGCACAAACGGAAGAGTCTTTGAAAGCTCTTAGAGAAGAGATTCAGACTGTGAGGATGGCAAACACAGAGCTAGagaagcagctgcaggaaaCTCAAGCCAGCCTGTCACTGAAGGAGACTGAATTGGTGGAATTTGGCAAAGAGCTACAAGCACttagagaaaaggaaagacagatTGATGCGCTCTCAGAGGAAATTAATGATCTCAGAGAAAAGTATCGCCAAGCAGAGTCTCATACTGAAACCTTGAAAGCAGAGATGGAAGCTGCAGTCAAAGCAGCACCTGCAGATTCTGAAACCTCCATCGCAACTCTTCAAGCTGAAGTAGAAGACTTCAAGCAGTTTCTTGACAAGAAGAACAGCGAGATCATGGAGCTAAGCCAGCAGCTTAGCGAGCAGAACACTCTCATACACTCCATGCAGGATACAGTGTCTGAGAAGGATCAACTAATAGCTTCTTTACAGGAAGAGCTAAAGGCTGAGCAAGAGAAAACCCAGAGGTTGGAGGTTGAGGTTCCACAGAggcaggaggaagaaaaagacagtGAGGCAAAGATCCAGCAGCTTCAACGAAAGCTTCAGGCAGCTCTGATCTCTCGCAAAGAGGCgctcaaagaaaacaaaacccaaaaggAGCAACTAGCTTCAAATGAAAAGCTCCtagctgagctgcagcagaagaTAGAGTCAACAGAAGATGAGCTGGAGAAGCTAAGAGCAGAAAGAGTTAAACTGATTGACGAGGTCGACCGGATGCTAGTGGAGAACCAAAGCTTAGGATCATCCTGTGAGAGCCTCAAACTGGCCATGGAAGGGATACTGAGTGAGAAAGATGCCTGTACGAGAGAAGTAGAGTTGGCGAAAGAAGAGTCTGCCAGGGTGTGCAGAGAATGGGAGGAAAAGGTTCAAGGCATGAAGGATGAGTACGAGACTCTGCTCAAGTCCTATGAAAATGTGAGTGATGAGGCAGAGCGCGTGAGACGAGTCCTGGAAGCTGCCAGGCAGGAGAGACAAGAGTTAGCGGCCAAAGTGAGGACAAACGAGGCTGCGAGGCAGGAAGCTGAAAGGCAGACGGAGGAGGCGCAGAAAGAGGTGGATTCAgtgaaagacaaaatgagaaagTTTGCcaaaacaaagcagcaaaaaaTATTGGAGTTAGAGGAGGAGAATGAGAGACTCAGAGAGATGCAGGAAAGACCTTCGATAAAACGAGAGGACAAGGCTCACAGAGTTGAGCTTGACAGACTTCAAGAAGAGCTTGGAGCTTTAAGAGCTGAGTTGGATGCTACAGCGGCAGAAAGAGACTCTTTGGGGCAGCAGATTGAACAGTTGAGGGAACAACTTTCCAaaacaggagagaaagacaATGATGAAGTTCAGGCTACTACCCTTAGCTCTGCAGCTGTTGTAGAAGAGGTTGTCACTGTCCAGCAATCAAACATAACCAAAACAGAGCTTGTTGAAAGTCAATGTGACAATAAAGAAACACCCCTCATCCCAGAAGAGACTCCAGATGAGCAAATAAGTGCAGTATCTGCACCAGAAACACATTCGCAACCTACTGTGGAAGAGAACAAAGTGGCAGATGTGACTGAAAGTGCTCAAGTTTTGTTAGATGATAGAACGAGGGAGATGGAGGCAGCTGTTAATAAAGAGAGGGAACAGTGGCAGGAAAGGGAGGCTGAACTCAAAGCTGAACTGTCCTCTCTTGAGCAAGTCCTGGAGGAGAGTAAAGAGAAAGTGAGTCTGATGGCCTCTCTAGAGAAGTGCCTGCaagagagcaaagagagagaaaagtgtctAATTGAAGAGGCTTCAAAGAGGGAAGCCCAGTTCAAAGAACTCTTGAGAAGCCTTGAAACTGAGAAAGATAACCTGGAGGAGCGTCTGATGAACCAGTTGGCCCAACTCAACGGGAGCATCGCTGGCTACCAGCAAGAGGCAGCAGACAACAGGGAGCACCTCGCTGAACTTCAGAGGGAGGTGGAGAAGTTGGAGAGGGAGCGGGCCGAACTTGAAGCCCAGGCTCAGAGTGAGGGTGACCGAGCATCCAGACTGGAAGAGGACATGAGACAagcccagagagagagagctgaagcTGAAGCAGAATCTGGAAAGCAGAGGGAACTGGAACAACAGCTGAGGTCTGCTCAGAGGGTCAGAGAAGGCAGCCAGAGCAGAGCGCGTCAGCTGGAGGAACTGTTGAGGGAAAAGCAGCTGGAGGTCCGTCAGCTGCAGAAGGACAGCATCCAGTACCAGGAGAGGATCAGTGAGCTGGGTAGGGAAGCAAAGGCACTGCAGCTGAGCCACGATGAGCTCCACAACAAGCTGGAACAGTCTCAACTGGAGACTTCCAAAACCCTTGAGGACCTGAGAAGGACTGAAGCAGAGTTGGCTAGTAGCAAATCCAACTTGGACGAAGCCCAGAAACAGTTAAGTGAGGTTTTAGTCGAGAAAACAACTTTAGAACAGAACATCCAAAAGAAAGAAGCTGCAATGAAAGCTGAGGCAGAGCAAACCCTGGACTCGGTAAGATTCAGGCTCGGAGCCGAACTAAAGGAGATGGAGCTGAGACTGGAAGctgtagacagagagagagaaaaggaagaggaggccaCCCTGGAGGCTAGAGAGATTGCAGAAGGAGCTGAGAGACGAGCCCAGGAGATGCAGGCCCGTCTGGATGAGTCTCTCGCCAGGTTAGCTGCCTTCTCGCGCTGCATGTCCTCACTGCAAGATGACCGGGACAGAGTTTTGGACGAGACTCGGCAGTGGGAGACTCGCTTTAACGATGCTCTGCAGGGTAAGGAGGCTGAAGTTCGGGAGGCTGAAACACGAGCCAAGGAACTGGCGGAGCAACTTCAGAAGGAATCTGCACTGAAAGAAGAACTCCAGCTCTCAGTTGACAG actAGAGAAAGCAGATAAAGATTGGCAGCTGAGACTagcagaagaggagaagaacGTTAAAGAGAGCCAAGCCGCCCTTGAAGAGGAGAAGGGCAAGCTTCAGCAAACCACAGCTGAGTTGCAGTCTGCACAAAATGAAGCCCATGCTCTCAAAACTGAACTGGAGAGTCTGCAACAGAGGACCCGGGCTCTGGAGGAGGCTGTAGGTCGGCTGCAGGATGAAGTTGACCAGGCCAGGACTGAGCTGAAGGAGAGGGAGGCGGAAGAGAGGCGGCTGTGTCTGAACGTGGAGCAACTAGAGACAGACCTGCGCTCCTCCAAGGCCTTGACAGAGAACCTGCAGACTGAGTTAAATgagaaggaaaggagggaaGTGGAGCTGCTGGGGGAGAAGGAGCAAGCTGTTACTCAG GCTGCAGAGGAGGCTAGAAAGGAGGCTGACAGCAGAGCACAAGAAgctgaggaggagctggagcagaggagaggggaaTTGCGGGATCTGGAAGAAAAACTGCGAAAGGCCGAGGAagacagcaacaacagcaaagccagactggactcTTTCATGAAGGCCATGGGCTCTTTGCAggatgacagagacagagtccTCAACATGTACaagcagctggaggagaaacACCTGCAG GTAATGATGGAGAAGGATGGTTTGATCCAAGAGGCGGCAGGGGAGAACAACAGCCTGAAAGAAGAGCTGCGCTCTCTGCTGGTCCAGAGAGACGACTTGTATGCCGAAAAGGCCAAACTGTCTGCTCAGCTTCACGGCTATCGTGATGAACTTAATCAAGTTCTTAGCATGAAGGACTCCCAACACAAACAGCTTCTGGCAGCCCAGCGAGAGCGGATCGCCTCTCTGGAAAAGGAGCGTGAGGAGTTGGAAAGTCAGTTAAAGAGCGTCAGCAAAGCCCGAGAGACAGAAGTAGAAGCAGGTAAAGTGGAGAGGGAGACTCTTAACCAGGCTGCTGACAGTAGGACAGTATCACAGGTGAAAGATGCACCTGGTGCAGAGGTTGAGAAGTTAAGAGAGCAGCTGCAAGCAGCTAGAGAGCAAGTGGAGGCTTTGGAGGAGAGGCTACTAAAGGAGAGGCAAGACCAGGATAACAAGAGCAAAGAACTAGCTGAGCTGCGATGGGAGGGAGGTGTGATGAGGACAGAGTCAGAGAGCGCTCAGGAGAGGGTGGCAGAGCTGGCCAGAGACCTGCTGGCTGTCGAACAgaagctgctggaggagaaagaggtgaCAACGCAGCTGAAAGCAGAGAACCAGTCCTTTGCTAAATCCATGGCCTCCCTCCAGGACAGCAGAGATCAGGCAGAAAACAAGGCCCGGGAACTGAGCCTGAGGCTGGAAGAGATGAGCAAGGCAGGAGGCCACGCAGCACACAGCAGCCCCGGAGGCTCCACTGGAGAAGTGTGGGGCCTGAAGAATGCACTACAAGCCCTGCAGAATGACAGGGAGAGACTG CTGGAGCAGCTTCAAACTCAGACGTCTGAGCTCAAGAAGCAGAAGTCAGAGCTGGCTCGGCTGGGAGCGGGAGAGCTGATTAAAGTCAGCCAGGAGCTGTTTGAGGAGAAGAACAGAAATGACGAAATGCTGGGTGTCATAGCACAGCTAGAGAATGTGGTGGAAATGGGCAAACAGGAAATAGAGACACTGAG gcTGGAGCGTATTGACTGGATGGCTCAAGCCGAGCAGCTGAAGCAGCAAACCCTCACTACACTCTCAGAGCGGGACCAACAACTGCGACAGCTCACCGCCATGTTGGAGGAAGCCCGCAGTCATAAGCCCAAACTTCAGCAGGAACACTATCAGAGAGAA GGTACAGAGGAAGTGCACAGTGCTCCTGGAGCCCCACAGGAGAGAAGTAGCCTGCTGGACAGTCACGCCTACATAGCCGAGGTCAAAGAGCTGCAGCGAAG ACTAGATGAAGAGACGCAGCAGAGGATAGCTGCCGAGGAGCAGCTGATGGCCACGCAGGATCGACTCCAACG